One window from the genome of Paramormyrops kingsleyae isolate MSU_618 chromosome 3, PKINGS_0.4, whole genome shotgun sequence encodes:
- the cuzd1.2 gene encoding scavenger receptor cysteine-rich domain-containing protein DMBT1, with translation MLIHLQSPHSLLLPQTNMQKNIRHIRYISDHLWSFGTDLGRGTMEFHTISFLLSLLLAVSDTHGRYWVTDYFTTDYSTDSCMYGCGYSYSSCSCTYDCWYNNNCCPDYREYCDPVTSTVPDSCGGVLTNSSGWFSSPNYPSGYFNNAQCTWQIKVPSGQRIVLALVDIRLESCGCCDSVTVYDGASTSSTLLQSFCHNDGRGQPVHSSSNYLTVVFKTDSSVTNVGFKAIYNTGQDSCRYNCGYNLGTCSCSSSCEFTGNCCPDFCNHCGYTNFEYCTGSTGIPMTAESSVTSASCMYNCGYYLGTCSCEDSCQYYGSCCPDFHEFCDPVTSTVPDSCGGVLTSSSGWFSSPNYPSGYFNNAQCTWQIKVPSGQRIVLALVDIRLESCGCCDSVTVYDGASTSSTLLQSFCHNDGRGQPVHSSSNYLTVVFKTDSSVTNVGFKAIYNTGQDSCRYNCGYNLGTCSCSSSCEFTGNCCPDFCDHCGYTNFEYCTGSTGIPMTAESSVTSASCMYNCGYYLGTCSCEDSCQYYGSCCPDFHDYCAPSTTGGYYTPDSSSCGGHLYGSGSFSSPNYPNYYYDNAHCIWYITAPPEQRVFLTFNDINLEKCCGCDYISVYDGPSLSSPCLGNMCFNSTTGMFHSSSRYLTVLFRTDYTEVGRGFQAVYSSSLPESSGKVDCSSDKMNIVIQASYLRRFGYSGSDLYLNDQYCRPQVFSSETIFNFPLNTCGTRQESSNGKIVYTNNVRASGSETGEITRLSDFQLRVGCYMEPDTTAHIMYEALEQVNGNITGIGKFNASMVFYTSSNFNYPVFDSPYRVTLNEYLYVQVQLQRRSDNLVLFLDTCVTSPYEDDFETRTYELVRSGCKKDNSYYAYSNIPRSVARFRFQAFKFLRMYPSVYIQCKVVVCQANDFNSRCTQGCRTRKARSLSSTHGDATVILGPIQLKGTQDTDAGDAIDTKG, from the exons ACTATTTCACCACTGACTATTCCACGGACTCCTGCATGTACGGCTGTGGTTACTCCTACTCAAGCTGCTCCTGCACATATGACTGCTGGTACAATAATAACTGTTGCCCCGACTACAGAG aATACTGTGATCCAGTAACGAGTACCGTACCAG ATTCCTGTGGAGGTGTATTAACAAACTCATCTGGGTGGTTTTCCAGCCCTAATTACCCCTCTGGCTATTTCAACAATGCACAATGTACGTGGCAAATTAAGGTTCCCAGTGGACAAAGGATTGTTTTGGCACTTGTAGACATACG ATTGGAGAGCTGCGGGTGCTGTGATAGTGTCACTGTGTATGATGGCGCCTCAACCAGCTCCACACTGTTGCAGTCATTCTGCCATAACGATGGCAGAGGCCAACCAGTCCACTCTTCTTCAAACTACCTGACTGTAGTCTTTAAAACAGACTCCTCTGTTACAAATGTTGGGTTTAAAGCCATTTACAACACTGGACAAGACAGCTGTAGGTACAACTGCGGCTACAATTTAGGAACCTGCTCCTGTTCCTCCTCGTGTGAATTCACTGGAAACTGCTGTCCTGATTTCTGTAACCATTGTGGCTACACGAATTTTG AATACTGTACTGGCTCAACGGGAATTCCTATGACAGCAGAATCAa GTGTTACTTCTGCATCTTGCATGTATAATTGTGGCTACTACCTGGGAACGTGTTCATGCGAAGATTCTTGCCAATACTATGGCAGCTGTTGCCCTGACTTCCACG aattcTGTGATCCAGTAACGAGTACCGTACCAG ATTCCTGTGGAGGTGTATTAACAAGCTCATCTGGGTGGTTTTCCAGCCCTAATTACCCCTCTGGCTATTTCAACAATGCACAATGTACGTGGCAAATTAAGGTTCCCAGTGGACAAAGGATTGTTTTGGCACTTGTAGACATACG ATTGGAGAGCTGCGGGTGCTGTGATAGTGTCACTGTGTATGATGGCGCCTCAACCAGCTCCACACTGTTGCAGTCATTCTGCCATAACGATGGCAGAGGCCAACCAGTCCACTCTTCTTCAAACTACCTGACTGTAGTCTTTAAAACAGACTCCTCTGTTACAAATGTTGGGTTTAAAGCCATTTACAACACTGGACAAGACAGCTGTAGGTACAACTGCGGCTACAATTTAGGAACCTGCTCCTGTTCCTCCTCGTGTGAATTCACTGGAAACTGCTGTCCTGATTTCTGTGACCATTGTGGCTACACGAATTTTG AATACTGTACTGGCTCAACGGGAATTCCTATGACAGCAGAATCAa GTGTTACTTCTGCATCTTGCATGTATAATTGTGGCTACTACCTGGGAACCTGTTCATGCGAAGATTCTTGCCAATACTATGGCAGCTGTTGCCCTGACTTCCACG ATTACTGTGCACCTTCTACAACAGGAGGATATTATACACCAG ATTCATCATCCTGTGGAGGACACCTCTATGGCTCTGGATCATTTTCCAGCCCTAATTACCCCAACTATTACTATGACAATGCTCATTGCATTTGGTACATAACTGCTCCTCCGGAACAGAGAGTATTTTTGACATTCAACGACATTAA CCTGGAGAAGTGCTGTGGCTGTGACTACATCTCTGTGTATGATGGGCCCTCCTTGAGCTCCCCGTGTCTTGGCAACATGTGCTTTAATAGCACCACAGGAATGTTCCACTCCTCCTCCAGATACCTGACTGTTCTCTTCAGGACTGACTACACAGAGGTTGGCAGAGGCTTTCAGGCTGTTTACAGCAGTTCGCTTCCAGAAAGCTCAG GAAAAGTGGACTGCTCTTCCGACAAAATGAATATAGTAATTCAGGCTTCCTACCTCAGGAGATTCGGGTACAGTGGCAGTGATTTATATCTGAATGACCAATACTGCAGACCTCAAGTGTTTTCCTCCGAGACCATCTTCAACTTCCCACTGAACACATGTGGTACACGGCAAGAG TCCAGCAATGGTAAAATCGTCTACACCAATAACGTGAGGGCTTCCGGGTCAGAAACTGGAGAGATCACACGTCTGTCGGATTTCCAGTTGCGGGTGGGTTGTTACATGGAACCGGACACCACAGCCCATATTATGTATGAGGCCCTTGAGCAAGTTAACGGGAACATCACAGGAATCGGGAAGTTCAATGCCTCCATGGTCTTCTATACCTCAAGCAACTTCAATTACCCAGTGTTTGACTCACCCTACCGGGTGACTTTGAACGAGTACCTGTATGTGCAAGTCCAGTTGCAGAGACGTTCCGACAACCTGGTGTTGTTCTTGGACACCTGTGTCACCTCTCCCTATGAAGATGACTTTGAGACTCGGACATATGAACTGGTCCGCAGTGG CTGTAAAAAGGACAACAGCTACTACGCATATAGCAACATTCCCAGAAGTGTCGCCCGCTTCAGGTTCCAGGCTTTCAAGTTTCTGCGCATGTATCCTTCTGTTTACATACAATGTAAAGTTGTTGTGTGTCAGGCCAACGACTTCAACTCACGCTGCACTCAAGGCTGTCGGACCCGTAAGGCAAGGTCCCTGAGCTCTACTCATGGAGACGCAACTGTGATCCTGGGGCCCATCCAACTAAAAG gtactcaagacacagatgcaggaGACGCCATTGATACAAAAGGCTGA